Genomic segment of Ranitomeya imitator isolate aRanImi1 chromosome 6, aRanImi1.pri, whole genome shotgun sequence:
ATATTGCAACTTTTTCAAAATTTGCAATTGATGAATTAGCTAAAAACATCAATAAACTCCAAATATCATTCAGAACGAGAGACATTAAAAAAGAAGCGAAGACTTTAAAAGAGGCGCAAATTAATAGAATTTGGTCTGAAACATAAAGAagcgaaaaaacaccaaaaaaaaaccagacaaATAAAAGGCGCAAGTGCAATGAATCCTGTCAATGTTTAGATAGAAACCATATAATTTTTAGTGTCGTTTTGACCACATAATGCTTTACCGGATCTAACTTTCTATTTCCTTGAGCTGCCAAATAATTTATGTAGCACTTTCTCTTTCATACAGACATTTTATGATGCTCTTTTTTGTTGTTGTAAAGAAATGTTTTTTCAAGTTTGGTTTCATTTGTAatgtgaacaaataaaaaaaaagtaaacagtaaggctggtttcacacttgcgtttcaaaacgcatgcgtttaaaaaaaacgcatggtgcaaacgctgcatttttttgacgcatgcgtttttgcatgtggtgacaaAAACGCAGCGttatgatgcgtttacatgcgttttttcatgcgtttgcgttttttaaacgcatgctgagaaatgtgtgacagctgccaatcatcaaaataaagtaaaaaacccactataaacagaaatagttaggggtagggttaggggtagggatcataaccctaaagggatcctaaccctaaccctacccctaaccttaagcctaaagggatcctaaccctaaagggattagggttagggttaggatccctttaggggtagggttagggttaggatccctttagggttaggggtagggttagggatagggttaggatcccgttagggttaggatcccgttagggttaggatccctttatcacctttatggtggggggtggcatattagtgtttttttttttttaataaaaacgcatgcgtttttaacgcaaacaaacgcatgtgcttaaaaacgcatgcgtttacatagacatcaatagttttttttgccgcgaaaaaacgcatgcgtttttttgcgacaaaaaaaacgccacaaaaattactacatgttgcatttctgcaaatgaacgcatgcagaaaaaaaacgcatgcgttcataaacacgaccaaacgcgtatacaaaaaaacccatgcgtttttaatgttaaagatagggaaaaaaaatgcatgctttttttgcggtaaaaacgctgcagatgaaaacgcaagtgtgaaaccagcctaaagtttACAAAGAAAAGTTttcaaaaagtgtttttttttgtatggTGTTTTCATTCATTTAGTTTTTTTCTAAACTTATTTTTGTATGCATACTACTGTGCAAAAGTTATAGGCAGGTATGTAAAGTAATGTTGCTGCATTCCGACTCTGACACACAGATGATGTGGCCCCGGGATCTGACGCTCTTAGCAGAACGCCAATCGACATGTGAGATGGGATTTGCTGCCTTTAGTTGCTGTACTCAACCTTCTCAGATCGATCTGCCGGCAGTGACAGCCATCTGAGCAGTTACAGAGGGAGAGTGCTCCATCTGTCAGCTCTTCGCTCACCCTCGAGATTCTATGGCACACGGAGTCTAATAATGGCCTCCCTCCGAATCTGCCATAGCCTATTAGATCCTGCTAGAGGTGGGGTCTAACAGGCCTCCTAGACTGTGATAACGCACTGCACTACATAGGCAGCACAGAGTATCGGGAcgaataaatattattatttttttaaattgaaaacaaacAAATCACAGTTTTCCCAATAAAAAAGTGGTTTAAAGTTGGTGTAAGAAACTTTCTTTCAAAAATAAACAGTGCTGCCTTTACTATTGCTCTGACTGCTACCTAATGCTATCCATTACCAGGTTTGTTCCTAGATGGATTCTTCATTTGTAGGTAATAACACATAGTCTCCTTAGAATCCTGCGTCTCTATTTTATGTTTAAATTCTCcatcattttcaagatctctgtaaGCTGTCAATGAATGGGAAACACTGATATTTCCATTCCGAGGCTGTAAACCTGCTCATAGCTCATCCTGCTCTCAGCTGAGAAGTTTTACCTGGTCTGCAATGCTCTGTGAGATAAGCGCATCAGCAGATACTGCACAAATCTCTCGTCTGCTACAGTGTATTAATCTAGAGTCCGCATCTCTATAGGAGAGATTGGTGTCGGTCAAACAAATAGGTTCCCTACAAAGGTGCCAAATATCAGAAGGTTTATacaatgtaatctgagagcagtatgatgtatggggcagagaccctgattccagcgatgtgtcacttactaggctttgttttcctgtttcaatacaatcagtgttttattagcatgagattatcactacaggactaggtgtctggtgcctcctggtccaaccacgtcCTCAGCACTGATGCATTttacacaggaagcagccaatcaagtgctgtgggcggggttatacacagctcagcattccgagctttgctagatctgctgcagagaaaactgtgattctatcacaactgctgcatcactggaatcaggctctctgccttgacatctgattacatagcaaaatcctgttgacagattccctttaacaagctAAAAAGTTGTGGTCTCTGCAATAAGTAGACATTTGGGGTACTGGTTTGTCTCCCAGTTTATCCCTGTCCCATTATAAGATCATAGAGTATCCTGTAAATATAAATAGTGCTGCCATATCGTGCCCAGACAACATTTTCCATTACTCATCCCTCTTTTGCCTCTGGTCCAGACTGGCACCAAGGCTTATTCCAGGAGCGGGTCATTTTTATGCAGTTCCCCCCTCCCGCCATCACATCGGTCATAAATCTTTTTTGACAAAAGTTGAAACAATAACCGGTTGTGCGAGGGACATTTTCACATGTGTATATCTTCCCATGGACTTGGGTAACCGTCTCCATATTTTTGTTTTTCCTGCtcagatttttcatgtttttggcTTATCTAACGTCAAGGGCCCTTTCTTGTATTCCCCAGGGCTATGCCGCGATGCTATGGGAGCAAGCCAAACACGGGATCCAACATTCGGAAGCCAACGGACACTACGGCGTTCCTCTGACGGAAGATAAACTGGACTGGTTCAATGAGGAGCAGATCGGACAATTACATGAACTTATGCAAGAAGCCACAAAGTCCAAAACGCAGTTTGATGTAGATGAAGACACCGGGCAGAAAAGATAAAAAACTTCTGTGACCAGAAACATTTTAATTTAAAAACTCATAATGAGATTTGTTGTTCTCGATGCTTTAATGTATGATAATGAAAAGTTCAGATTCTGGAGACTGATGGAGCAAAGTGAAGAAATGGAACTTGATGGATATCGTACAAAGCAGACGGCTTTTATTCGCTGCTTTCAGTGACACCAACTGTAATGTCTAAAGACCAACAAGCTGCGTCATGTCAGACGATGATGAAGGTGAACGGTTAGAATACAAATGTGTATATGACGTAAAGGAcagaaaataaagaaacaaaagTGAAATTTCTCTTGTGTGAATCGTCATATCCACTTATTcttcagaatattaacatcagattGTAATACATAGTctattttaataattaaatacgcaAATGCTCAAATTATAATAAAACAATAATACTTTCCTCTATAACACTGTGCCTATATGCAAGAATACAATTATCATAGTG
This window contains:
- the SDHAF3 gene encoding succinate dehydrogenase assembly factor 3, mitochondrial gives rise to the protein MASHVSQVRALYKKILLLHRTLPLHLKALGDQYVKDEFRRHKSAGQSEAKLFMKEWEGYAAMLWEQAKHGIQHSEANGHYGVPLTEDKLDWFNEEQIGQLHELMQEATKSKTQFDVDEDTGQKR